The sequence below is a genomic window from Nitrospirota bacterium.
AGGGTCTCCCTAAAGCGGGAAGCAGAAACCCAGTATGTCCTGCGTGCATACCATACTCCTGTCTTTCCGGATGAAGACTACTTTGCGCTTGATATCCTTCAATACATCCTCGCAGGGGGAAAGAGTTCCAGACTCTACCGTTCACTGGTTTATGAGAAAAAGGTAGCTCTTGAAGCAGATGCCGAGTATATCGGGTTGAGCAGGGATTCCAGCCTGTTTCTCATCGATGCAAAAGCTGCCCCTGGGACTGATATACGTAAACTCGAAACGGCGCTCGGTGCCGAGATAGAAATAATCAGAACTGTCCCGCTGTCAGAATATGAAATCACGAAAGCGAGAAATCAGATTGAAGCAGATTATGTTACCGGGAAGGATTCCGTCGAAACACTTGCCGAGAGATATGCGGTTTTCGAGATGCTCGGAGACTGGAGACATGCCAACCGCTATCTTGAAAGAATCAGACAGGTAACCCCCGGGGATATAATGAAAGCAGCAGAAAGGTATTTTACCGACGACAACAGTATTACAGGTATCCTGATTCCGAGGGAAAACGGACAGCCATAATGATTTTTTTGCCTTACATTTTTCCCGCGGTTTACATAAAATATGCGTAGTATTTCTCCGCACTGTGCATTGAACTGTCTTACATATACAAGGAGGCGCTATGGGAAAAGTAAAAAGTGCGCTTGAGATCGCACTGGAAAAAGCCGGAAAAATAGGCGGTCTTTCACCTGAAGAAAAAGAAAGGATACAGGATGAGGAGATGCTGTCATCCATCCTGAAAGACTACTATCAGCAGAAGATCGATTCGAATGCCTTGTGGCAGCAGTTAAAGAAGGGCAAGCCCGGGCTGTTGAAGATGGCCCAACTGAGCCTGATTGACACCATCAGTATGACGGGGGCTGATGAAGAACTTACAATCAGGCAAAAGGGCATTCTGGCGCTGGAGACGCTGAAAGACAACCCGAGGACTGCATTTATAGAATCGGCCCTTCATGATATCGCGGGACTGAAAAAAGAATTCGAGTCGATGAGGGAACGTCTTGAGGATGATCTGAAAAAGCAGATTGAAATGCATCCGCAGCTGCGCATGAAGCCTGTCAGAACACCCGATGGCAGGACGGTGATGCAGATGACGGTATCGGTTGATGAGGCGGTGAAGGCCAAACTGGCTGAGTATCTTTCTGAGCATGAGCAGCAGTTCAATATGGAATTTGCAGGAATCATCCAGCAGCTTAAAGAAGAGGTTCAGTAGAATACCGGGATGCAGTTTTCCCGATCAGTAGTATTTATGGCAGCGTTTGCATATCCTCTTCGACGTATACAGCTTCGGATAGTCTGAACTGTGCGGGTCATGGCAACTCGCGCAGTTCATTATTGTTTTTGGCTTTTTCGGGTCAGGAACACCCCCGATCGGATGAATCCTCCCATTCGGCAGAGACCCTATCACATGTATTCCGTGTGCTTTTGCCCGATGGCAGCCCTTGCAGATTTCATTCACCGGGGCTGAGAGAAGCTTCGGATGTGTACTGGCATGAGGATTGTGGCAGTCGCACCGCCTTCCCATGGCAACCACATGGATATATTTTTTTGTGAATTTTGCCCTGTCATGACAGGTAAAGCAGAATTCCGGCGGTTGGGCGGGAAGCAGATTTTCTGATTTGGACCGATGCGGGTTGTGGCAGACGGTGCATTTCCCTTCTGCAACCGGTGGATGGATTTCCCTGCCCCTGAATGATGATTCTTTATGACATGTAAAGCAGAGTCCGGGCTCTTCTTTTCTGAGTGTGACACTCTCCTTCTGCCGGGGATGTGCCTTACCGTTATCTGTCATGTGGCACGATGTGCATCCGGTTGCAAGGGCGGCATGGACATGTTTGCCGGATTTCTTGAATTCAGGATGGCATTTCAGGCAGGAAGGTTCCGGTTTTGCGGCAGCCTGAATGGTACATAGTCCGCCTGTCAGCACAAAAACGATCAGCACTGCAAAAAGCCTGACAGCCGATACAGGAATTGCACTCACGATCAGATCAGCAGAAACACGCTATTTTACAAAAAAAGCCGTTTCTTTTGAGTTGCTTATATTTTTTGTCTGAACGGTGACTATTACAGTGTATTTCCCCTTTTTGGCGTCAGGCGGGAGGGTAACGGGCAAACGCGAGAAATAGGTACCGTCTGTCCGGGTAATCTGAACTTTTGGTTTGCTGTAAATTTCCCCCTTGAACTTTATTTCGCGCGTCTCGGTAACATGCAGTTCCTTTCCGGGCGCAGCTCCGAGTACTGCATACGTCATCCTGATATCTACAGATTCACCGGGACTCACCTTTGCGGGAACTGCTGATGCGCTTTCGATTCTGAGCATTAATCCCTTTGAAGGATTGTATTTGTATCTCTTTGAGGTCTCTTCCTTTGATTGCTGCTCATCATAGGCATAATGGCCGATTAACCCGCCGGAGAGCGCACCCAGAAATCCGCCAAGTACTGCCATCTCTGTCTTCGCACCTTTTGAGCCCGCAAGGGCTCCTGCTGCTGCACCGGCGGCTGCCCCGATCCCTGCCCCTGTTGCTGCGCCTTTATGTTCTTCGGGGATCGATGCACACCCCGAGATTCCTGCCATGAACACGACAATGACGAACAGTGAAATGAGTTTCTGATACATACAAAGACCTCCTCTCAGAATTAAAGTGTATTACTATATCAATTGTGTCCGGAAAAAGAAATAAAGGGATATTTTCACCCGCAGCGGGTAAACCCGCAGTTGTGGCAGACGGCACATCCACCCTCCTGTTCGACCGCTCCGCCGCATTCGGGACATGCCCCCATGAGCATGATTACCTTGTGACTGTCACCGTTGCCTTTTTCGCCCTTTGTACGGTATCTTTCGAGCGCCCTTGCAATGGCGTCGGAGCAGGACATAATCCTCCCTCCTTCATACCACGTCGGTGAATGGCAGGATATGCCTTTGAGCTGCTTTATCACCTCATCGGGTTCTATATTCGACCTGAACGCGAGCGAGACGAGCCTGCCGATCGCTTCCGACTGGCTTGCAGCGCATCCCCCGGCCTTGCCCATTGACGTAAAAAGCTCGAAGAGATGCCCTTCCTCGTCTTCATTGATAGTCACGTAGAGGTTTCCGCAGCCTGTCTTCATGAATCGGGTTGCGCCTTTTATCATATCAGGTCTTTTCCTCGGCACTATCTTCTGCCGGGATTCAATCGCACGCTTCTCGTCCTTCCTGCCCTTTGTCAGAACCTGCTGGTCCCTCGATCCATCCCGATAGACAGTTACTCCCTTACAATCGAGTTTATATGCGAGCAGATAGACGTCCTCAACATCCTTCGGGGTTGCCTTGTGCGGGAAGTTGACGGTTTTTGAGACCGCGTTGTCCACGAACTTCTGGAATGCGGCCTGCATCGTTATATGTTCCAGCGGCGTGATATCGTGCGCGGTAACAAAGACAGCCTTCACGTCAGCCGGAATCTCGTCAAACTCCTGGACCGACCCCCTGTCCGCAATCCTTTCCATGAGCTCCCTGGACCAGAATCCGCGTTCTTTTGCAACTTTTTCAAAATATGGGTTTATCTCGATAAGCTTGGTGCCCTCCATGACTGTTCTTACAAACGACACTGCAAAGAGGGGTTCAATCCCCGAGGAACAGCCCGCAAGGATTGAGAGCGTGCCCGTCGGCGCAATTGTCGTAACGGTTGCGTTTCTCAGCCGGACTTTGCCGTCATAGATGCTTCCCTCGAAGTTTGAAAAAACACCCCGTTTTTCAGCAAGCGCTGCTGACGCGTGCTTCCCTTCCGTCTGAATGAATCCCATCACCTCTTCAGCGAGAGTTGTTGCCTTTTCAGAGTTGTATGGTATCCCGAGCTGAATGAGCATATCCGCCCATCCCATGACGCCGAGGCCGATTTTTCTGTTGGCCTTTGTCGTCTCTTCTATTTTCTGCAGGGGGTATTTATTGACATCGATGACATTATCGAGGAAATGCACAGCGCTCCATGTGGTTTTTTTCAATTTTTCCCAGTTCACTTTGCGTATTATGGTTCCGGATGCGCTGTCAGGCGTTTCACTCACCATTTTCGCCAGATTAATAGACCCAAGGTTGCAGGATTCGTAGGGCAGCAACGGCTGCTCACCACAGGGGTTGGTAGACTCAATGTTCCCGATTTTCGGAGTTGGATTCGATG
It includes:
- a CDS encoding cytochrome c3 family protein; this encodes MSAIPVSAVRLFAVLIVFVLTGGLCTIQAAAKPEPSCLKCHPEFKKSGKHVHAALATGCTSCHMTDNGKAHPRQKESVTLRKEEPGLCFTCHKESSFRGREIHPPVAEGKCTVCHNPHRSKSENLLPAQPPEFCFTCHDRAKFTKKYIHVVAMGRRCDCHNPHASTHPKLLSAPVNEICKGCHRAKAHGIHVIGSLPNGRIHPIGGVPDPKKPKTIMNCASCHDPHSSDYPKLYTSKRICKRCHKYY
- a CDS encoding vitamin B12-dependent ribonucleotide reductase translates to MDALKSFFLSPNALKVLEKRYLKKDEEGNVVETPEDLFSRVAKSIASADLNYGRSLEDAAGLEREFYSMLTSLEFLPNSPTLMNAGRRLGQLSACFVLPVNDSMESIFDAVKNTAIIHKSGGGTGFSFSRLRPNGDIVGSTKGISSGPVSFMTVFDTATEAVKQGGTRRGANMGILRVDHPDILSFITCKDDNTKFNNFNISVAITDEFMQAVAEDKTYDLVNPRTKKVTNTPKAKDVFHLIVEHAWKNGEPGIVFIDRVNASNPTPKIGNIESTNPCGEQPLLPYESCNLGSINLAKMVSETPDSASGTIIRKVNWEKLKKTTWSAVHFLDNVIDVNKYPLQKIEETTKANRKIGLGVMGWADMLIQLGIPYNSEKATTLAEEVMGFIQTEGKHASAALAEKRGVFSNFEGSIYDGKVRLRNATVTTIAPTGTLSILAGCSSGIEPLFAVSFVRTVMEGTKLIEINPYFEKVAKERGFWSRELMERIADRGSVQEFDEIPADVKAVFVTAHDITPLEHITMQAAFQKFVDNAVSKTVNFPHKATPKDVEDVYLLAYKLDCKGVTVYRDGSRDQQVLTKGRKDEKRAIESRQKIVPRKRPDMIKGATRFMKTGCGNLYVTINEDEEGHLFELFTSMGKAGGCAASQSEAIGRLVSLAFRSNIEPDEVIKQLKGISCHSPTWYEGGRIMSCSDAIARALERYRTKGEKGNGDSHKVIMLMGACPECGGAVEQEGGCAVCHNCGFTRCG